The Morganella morganii sequence GATAAAATTGCAGAACATCTTATTGCAACTGGTGTTACAGGTGCTTACGTATTAGGAACAACAGGAGAAGGTATCCATTGTTCTGTCGAAGAACGCAAAAAAGTCGCTGAATACTGGGCTGCTGCCAGTCAGGGACAATTAGATATAATTGTTCATACAGGTGCTCTCAGTATTGCAGACACTATAGAGCTATCCCGTCATGCTGAAACATTAGATATTCAAGCTACATCAGTGATTGGCCCTTGTTTCTTTAAACCGGGCAATGTAGATGACTTAGTTGAATATTGTCGTTTAGCAGCGATGAACTCGCCTTCTAAAGGCTTTTATTACTACCACTCTACTATGTCGGGACTAAACATTGACATGGAAAAATTTTTACAAGCGGCAGGAAAAACAATTCCGAATTTATCCGGAATGAAATTTAATTCTCCTGATATGTACGAATTTCAACGTTGCTTACGTGTTGATGGCGGTAAATACGACATTCCATTTGGTGTAGATGAATTTATACCGGCAGGGTTAGCGTGTGGGGCGTTAAGCGCTGTAGGAAGCACCTATAACTATGCTGCTCCTTTATATCTTGAAATAATTGATAAATTTAACAATGGTGATTACAAGGGGATCACTGCGTGTATGGATAAAGTAATTGCAATTATTCGTGTGCTGGTAGAATACGGTGGTGTTGCTGCAGGTAAAGTTGCAATGCAATTACATGGCATTGATGTTGGTGACCCCCGCCGTCCACTACGCCCATTAACTGCAGCACAAAAAACGGATGCACTGGCAAAATTTAAAGCAGCTGGTTTCCTATAATTAACCTTACTCTTGTTCAGTATTAACAATACAAGCTTACTTTTTTACATCTCCCCCATTTTATGATGACAGTGGCTTTCGAAGTGAAAGCCACCTTTTATTTCTTAAAATATTCTCCGGTCAGTCATCCGATTAAGCTGAATAACATCATGTATAAAACAAAAAAGAATATATTGTCACCTGTATAAGAAATTTGCTTTTATTACAGATAATTATATTTTACTACACTTTATTTTTTATTTTTAGCAGTGAATAATGCAACCGTACCCTGAATATTAACTGAAACATCTTCAAACAAAGACGAAAGCATAGTTTCAAGTGAATCCGCAGAGTCATAAACGTTGCTAAAAATCCCTTTTTTGTTATAGACTGACATTAGCTTACTTCCAAAACGGTTATGCTTAACCCCCTCTCCAAGAATAGTCGCGCCATATAAAATCCCATCATCTTTAAGTGTTTCAGTGATATTTATTATCGCTTGTTTCTTATCACTCATTTTCCCCGG is a genomic window containing:
- a CDS encoding dihydrodipicolinate synthase family protein is translated as MKKLSGLIAAPHTPFAADGSVNYPVIDKIAEHLIATGVTGAYVLGTTGEGIHCSVEERKKVAEYWAAASQGQLDIIVHTGALSIADTIELSRHAETLDIQATSVIGPCFFKPGNVDDLVEYCRLAAMNSPSKGFYYYHSTMSGLNIDMEKFLQAAGKTIPNLSGMKFNSPDMYEFQRCLRVDGGKYDIPFGVDEFIPAGLACGALSAVGSTYNYAAPLYLEIIDKFNNGDYKGITACMDKVIAIIRVLVEYGGVAAGKVAMQLHGIDVGDPRRPLRPLTAAQKTDALAKFKAAGFL